The following coding sequences are from one Granulicella arctica window:
- a CDS encoding ABC transporter substrate-binding protein gives MREDSRTVVMVIASSPNNLDLRQGTDAQSEWVGGLIFDGLVRKDEHYNLQPWLATRWEQPDALTWVFHLRDGVRFQDGRPLGAEDVAWTIRSMIDGTVVSSKGGAFAAVERVETPDRLTVVVHLKRPDAALLFNMSDGLFGVVPKGAGKDFGLHPVGSGAFRFVSAVQDKEVVVERNPEYWAGAPKIERVRFAVVPDAITMALELKKGSADAESNDITLDMVHALRDAPNLKTETGPRSVVIYANFNVTDPVLQDKRVRQAVACALDRAAIIKALWLGQARLANTFLPMGHWAQAGDDELPQYRHDVVRAQALLEAAGYRKGPDGMRLRITLKTSTDETTRLLAAIMQQQLRAAGIDLQIRSAEFGTFYSDVTRGMFQMYALRWVGSNEDPYIFRYAYDSASFPPKGGNRGRYSNAKVDALLVRAAGSTDQAERRRLYVEVQQILAEDLPGIPLWYPDNELIHSRRLVGVVPNLSGDYGFLRTAEVR, from the coding sequence GTGCGGGAGGATTCGCGGACGGTGGTGATGGTGATTGCTAGTAGTCCGAATAATTTGGATTTGCGGCAGGGGACGGATGCGCAGTCGGAGTGGGTGGGTGGGTTGATCTTCGATGGGTTGGTGCGGAAGGATGAGCACTACAATCTACAGCCGTGGCTGGCGACGAGGTGGGAACAGCCAGATGCGCTGACGTGGGTGTTTCATCTGCGGGATGGGGTGCGGTTTCAGGATGGGCGTCCGCTGGGAGCGGAGGATGTGGCGTGGACGATCCGGAGCATGATCGACGGGACGGTGGTGAGCTCGAAGGGTGGGGCATTTGCGGCGGTGGAGCGGGTGGAGACGCCGGATCGGCTGACGGTGGTGGTGCATCTGAAGCGGCCGGATGCGGCGTTGCTGTTCAACATGAGCGATGGGTTGTTTGGTGTGGTGCCGAAGGGTGCGGGTAAGGATTTTGGGCTGCATCCGGTGGGGTCGGGGGCGTTTCGGTTTGTGAGTGCGGTGCAGGATAAGGAGGTCGTGGTCGAGCGGAATCCGGAGTATTGGGCTGGGGCTCCGAAGATCGAGCGGGTGCGGTTTGCGGTGGTGCCGGATGCGATCACGATGGCGCTGGAGTTGAAGAAGGGCTCGGCGGACGCTGAGAGCAACGACATTACGCTGGATATGGTTCATGCGTTGCGGGACGCGCCGAATCTGAAGACGGAGACGGGGCCGCGTTCGGTGGTGATCTATGCGAACTTCAATGTGACGGATCCGGTGTTGCAGGACAAGCGAGTGCGGCAGGCGGTGGCGTGCGCGCTGGATCGAGCGGCGATCATCAAGGCACTTTGGCTGGGGCAGGCTCGGCTGGCGAATACGTTTCTGCCGATGGGGCATTGGGCGCAGGCGGGAGACGATGAGCTGCCGCAGTATCGGCATGATGTGGTTCGGGCGCAGGCTCTGCTGGAGGCGGCGGGATATCGCAAGGGGCCGGATGGGATGCGGCTACGGATTACGCTGAAGACGAGCACGGATGAGACGACGCGTCTGCTGGCGGCGATCATGCAACAGCAGTTGAGGGCGGCGGGGATCGATTTGCAGATACGGTCGGCGGAGTTTGGAACGTTCTACTCGGACGTTACGCGAGGGATGTTCCAGATGTATGCGCTGCGGTGGGTTGGGAGCAATGAGGACCCGTATATTTTTCGGTATGCGTATGACTCGGCGAGTTTTCCGCCGAAGGGCGGGAATCGGGGGCGGTACTCGAATGCGAAGGTGGATGCGCTGCTGGTGCGAGCGGCGGGTTCTACCGATCAGGCGGAGCGACGGCGGTTGTACGTGGAGGTGCAGCAGATCTTGGCGGAGGATTTGCCGGGGATTCCGCTGTGGTATCCGGACAATGAGCTGATTCATTCGCGGCGGCTGGTGGGTGTGGTGCCGAATTTGAGTGGGGATTATGGTTTTTTGCGGACGGCAGAGGTGCGGTAG
- a CDS encoding DUF302 domain-containing protein produces the protein MNEPRDAGLVSIPSNHTVDETVSRITQILAAKGVKLFAVIDHSGEAEAAGLHMPPTKLMIFGNPQAGTPLMLASPSIAIDLPLKLLIAQDDQSRVTITYNSPEYLRTRHQLPEQLLNNIAVIEVLAQKAAE, from the coding sequence ATGAACGAACCCCGCGATGCCGGCCTCGTCTCCATCCCCTCCAACCACACCGTTGACGAGACCGTATCCCGCATCACCCAGATCCTCGCCGCCAAAGGCGTCAAGCTCTTCGCCGTCATCGACCACAGCGGCGAAGCCGAAGCCGCCGGTCTGCATATGCCACCCACCAAGCTGATGATCTTCGGCAATCCACAAGCCGGCACGCCGCTCATGCTCGCCTCCCCCAGCATCGCCATCGATCTCCCGCTCAAGCTCCTCATCGCGCAGGACGACCAAAGCCGCGTCACCATCACCTACAACTCCCCGGAGTACCTCCGCACCCGCCACCAACTCCCCGAGCAGCTACTGAATAACATCGCCGTCATCGAAGTCCTCGCCCAGAAAGCAGCCGAGTAA
- a CDS encoding amidohydrolase family protein: MPEENAQDKFIAMVSARADVTLPLSDFHPRCMLHSAVHEVHRPRFPVIDYHNHLDAQNPAEVLSIMDACGIEHIVNITMKVGDEAVEVIERYRSADARRFSTIGWMDWRGADSPDLSSFVRLTMERIDRLVAQGIVGFKFWKDLGLTVRDASGELICVDDERLAPIFDRLGALGIPVMVHIGDPEAFFLPIDADNERYEELAAHPDWGFFGAQYSKHELLQQRDRVFQRHPKTTFVGAHIAENSEDLQRVSAMLDACPNVLVDISARASELGRQPYSARKFFLRYADRILFGADLVPEIEMYRLYYRFLETDDEYFEYPTHASRQGRWNIYGLDLPEDVLRKVYRENALRLLPQLR, from the coding sequence ATGCCGGAAGAAAACGCGCAAGACAAGTTTATTGCAATGGTTTCGGCCAGGGCGGATGTGACCTTGCCCCTCAGTGACTTTCATCCGCGCTGCATGTTGCACAGCGCTGTGCATGAGGTCCATCGGCCCCGTTTTCCCGTCATCGATTATCACAACCATCTCGACGCGCAAAATCCAGCGGAGGTCTTGAGCATCATGGATGCCTGTGGCATCGAGCACATCGTCAACATCACGATGAAAGTCGGTGACGAAGCCGTAGAGGTGATCGAGCGTTACCGATCGGCCGATGCCAGACGCTTCTCCACAATTGGCTGGATGGACTGGCGCGGTGCTGACTCGCCGGACCTCTCAAGTTTTGTCAGGCTCACCATGGAGCGTATCGACCGGCTCGTCGCTCAGGGCATCGTCGGATTCAAGTTCTGGAAGGACCTCGGCCTGACGGTACGTGACGCCAGCGGTGAATTGATCTGTGTTGACGATGAGCGGCTGGCTCCAATCTTTGACCGGCTTGGCGCTCTCGGCATTCCGGTGATGGTCCATATCGGCGACCCGGAGGCGTTCTTCCTACCCATCGACGCCGACAATGAGCGCTATGAGGAGCTTGCCGCTCACCCTGACTGGGGCTTCTTTGGAGCGCAGTACAGCAAACATGAACTGCTCCAGCAGCGAGATCGTGTCTTCCAGCGGCACCCCAAAACGACATTCGTCGGCGCGCACATTGCGGAGAACAGCGAGGACCTGCAGCGTGTCTCGGCAATGCTTGATGCCTGCCCTAACGTGCTTGTCGATATCAGTGCACGCGCCTCCGAACTGGGTCGCCAGCCATACTCCGCGCGGAAGTTCTTCCTCCGTTACGCCGACCGTATCCTCTTCGGAGCTGACCTCGTGCCTGAGATCGAGATGTATCGGCTCTACTATCGATTCCTCGAGACGGACGATGAGTACTTCGAATATCCAACGCACGCCTCGCGCCAGGGTCGCTGGAATATCTACGGACTCGATCTGCCGGAAGATGTATTACGAAAGGTCTACCGCGAGAATGCGCTGCGACTTCTCCCGCAGCTCCGTTGA
- a CDS encoding enterotoxin: protein MTRFSLPIAIMLLIAATAPSMVAQTNEVQAGALRARIFAHDGRFDGLSVKDGISGRSIAMKEAFVVVLKDKTELRSTEMQVMPIADPSNVVDPHLALRRMRDKIATTESCWKFSSAGQSASFAWCLTARSGTEYIRELLRISAGSADLPIAEVRLLQFADADAQVEGSVKGSPVADTTMFFGLEHPLSVSAVDGGIVKASLFRDLPLRAGQSITYSAVMGTSQPGQMRRAFLAYLENERPRAYEPFLHYNSWFDLGYENRFDEAGAIDRINAFGQHLVVERHVKLDSFLFDDGWDDPNTLWDFNPGFPNGFTKTGEAAAKYNAGIGVWLSPWGGYAEEKKERIAYGRAHGFEIMNNGYALSGPKYFDRFEQTCLEMVDRYHVNQFKFDGTGNANRVFPGSAFDSDFDAAIHLIERLRKEEPELFVNLTTGTTASPFWVFYADSIWRGGDDHDFSGVGSSRQRWITYRDAQTYKNIVLKGPLFPLNSVMLHGLIYAKQAKDLASDPENDFADEVHSYFGSGTQLQEMYITPALLTKANWDTLAEGARWSRAHAETLKDTHWIGGDPDKLEVYGWAAWSPKLGVVTLRNPSTKSQHYSLNLAKMFELRSNDRTTYKVHSGWSEAKDWKPSTSLMLASDKPFDIELAPFEVLTLEADPLR from the coding sequence ATGACCCGATTTTCCTTACCTATTGCCATCATGCTCCTCATTGCCGCCACTGCTCCCAGTATGGTTGCGCAGACAAATGAAGTTCAAGCTGGAGCTTTGCGTGCAAGAATCTTCGCGCACGATGGACGTTTTGACGGCCTTTCAGTTAAGGATGGCATTTCGGGACGCAGCATTGCGATGAAAGAAGCGTTTGTTGTTGTGCTGAAGGACAAGACGGAGTTGCGGTCTACAGAGATGCAGGTCATGCCGATCGCGGATCCCTCCAACGTAGTTGATCCACACCTGGCTCTGCGCCGGATGCGAGACAAGATCGCGACCACAGAGTCCTGCTGGAAGTTCTCATCGGCTGGACAATCGGCCAGCTTTGCGTGGTGCCTGACTGCACGATCCGGCACCGAATATATACGGGAGTTGCTGCGCATCTCCGCAGGCAGCGCAGATCTACCGATTGCCGAAGTGCGTTTGCTTCAGTTTGCCGACGCCGACGCGCAGGTAGAGGGCTCGGTAAAGGGCTCGCCCGTTGCGGATACGACTATGTTCTTCGGATTGGAGCATCCGCTGTCGGTCAGTGCAGTCGATGGGGGCATCGTCAAGGCTTCTTTGTTCCGCGACCTGCCACTTCGTGCCGGCCAGTCGATTACATACTCGGCTGTCATGGGGACATCGCAGCCCGGGCAGATGCGTCGTGCGTTCCTTGCATATCTGGAGAACGAGCGGCCGCGAGCGTATGAACCGTTTCTGCACTACAACTCGTGGTTCGACCTTGGATACGAGAACCGCTTTGACGAAGCCGGGGCTATCGATCGCATCAATGCGTTCGGCCAGCATCTCGTGGTGGAGCGTCATGTAAAGCTCGACTCGTTCCTCTTCGACGATGGATGGGACGATCCCAATACGCTGTGGGACTTCAATCCAGGCTTTCCCAATGGCTTTACAAAGACGGGCGAGGCGGCTGCCAAGTACAACGCAGGGATCGGAGTGTGGCTGTCACCCTGGGGCGGCTATGCCGAAGAGAAGAAGGAGCGCATCGCCTATGGCCGTGCGCATGGCTTCGAGATTATGAATAACGGCTATGCGCTCTCAGGACCGAAGTACTTCGATCGCTTTGAGCAGACATGCCTTGAGATGGTAGACAGGTACCACGTGAACCAGTTCAAGTTCGATGGCACCGGCAACGCGAACCGCGTCTTTCCAGGCAGTGCCTTCGACAGCGACTTCGATGCGGCGATTCATCTGATCGAACGGCTGCGCAAGGAGGAGCCGGAGCTGTTCGTGAACTTAACAACGGGTACGACAGCTTCCCCCTTCTGGGTGTTTTATGCAGACTCCATCTGGCGTGGCGGAGACGATCATGACTTCTCCGGAGTCGGCAGTTCGCGCCAACGATGGATTACCTACCGTGATGCTCAAACCTACAAGAACATCGTTCTGAAGGGACCACTGTTCCCACTCAATTCGGTGATGCTGCATGGCCTCATCTACGCAAAGCAGGCCAAGGATCTGGCCAGCGACCCGGAGAACGACTTCGCCGACGAGGTCCACTCCTACTTCGGCAGTGGGACACAACTCCAGGAGATGTACATTACGCCCGCTTTGCTGACAAAGGCTAACTGGGACACCTTAGCGGAAGGTGCGCGATGGAGCCGGGCACATGCGGAGACGCTCAAGGATACGCACTGGATTGGCGGCGATCCAGACAAGCTTGAAGTCTATGGCTGGGCAGCGTGGAGCCCGAAGCTCGGAGTCGTGACACTGCGAAACCCTTCTACGAAGAGCCAGCACTATAGCCTCAACCTAGCCAAGATGTTTGAGTTGCGCAGCAATGACAGGACGACTTACAAGGTACACAGTGGATGGAGCGAGGCGAAGGACTGGAAGCCCAGCACATCGCTGATGTTAGCCAGCGACAAGCCGTTCGACATTGAGCTGGCCCCCTTCGAAGTGCTGACCCTCGAGGCCGACCCGCTTCGCTGA
- the agaR gene encoding transcriptional repressor AgaR — MLIEERRQYIVGLAQKHGRVLVEELSASLGISRITIRKDLDYLQGRGLLHRTHGGALLPGNGALSDPSLQEKEGRHSQEKLRIATAAAALVQEGQCVLLDSGTTTMAIARALKRFSRLTIITNAVNIAGELSGTDFEVLLTGGSLRKNSFSLVGPLAEDMLHDMHADILFLGVDGFDLEVGLTTPNIMESRVNRAMVKASSMVVAVCDSTKFNRRSLSKIVDVSAIHHVITDGNLAPETSEALRTAGITLTLV; from the coding sequence ATGCTTATCGAAGAGCGCCGTCAGTACATCGTTGGGCTGGCACAGAAGCATGGTCGCGTACTCGTTGAAGAACTCTCAGCGTCGCTTGGTATCTCGCGCATCACCATTCGCAAAGACCTGGACTATCTACAGGGGCGTGGCCTCTTGCATCGCACACATGGTGGCGCTCTGCTGCCCGGTAACGGAGCGCTCTCTGATCCCTCTTTGCAGGAAAAAGAGGGGCGTCACTCGCAGGAGAAGTTACGTATCGCCACTGCTGCTGCCGCCCTCGTTCAGGAAGGGCAGTGCGTTCTGCTTGATTCCGGCACCACGACAATGGCCATCGCAAGGGCTCTAAAGCGCTTCTCACGCCTGACCATCATCACCAATGCTGTGAACATCGCAGGCGAACTGAGTGGTACTGACTTCGAGGTGCTGCTCACAGGTGGTTCCCTGCGCAAGAACTCGTTCTCCCTCGTCGGTCCCCTTGCCGAGGACATGCTGCACGACATGCACGCTGACATCCTGTTCCTTGGCGTCGATGGCTTCGATCTTGAGGTAGGTCTCACGACACCCAATATCATGGAGTCACGCGTCAACCGAGCCATGGTAAAGGCTTCGTCGATGGTGGTCGCCGTGTGCGATTCAACAAAATTCAACCGGCGCAGTCTCTCTAAGATCGTCGATGTCTCGGCGATCCATCACGTTATTACGGATGGCAACCTGGCACCGGAAACCTCCGAGGCGCTACGCACGGCTGGGATCACGCTGACCCTCGTCTAG
- a CDS encoding TonB-dependent receptor, producing MRRLRSASPLFALALALVFASNLQAQSATEGAISGTVMDPRSAAIPKAVVVVHNNGTGAEQTVAADDQGYYRVAQLVPGDYEVAVRSSGFSEYRAGHVLVQVGQITELRPLLGVEGSSQVVNVSSAGGLVNTETSDFTANVNQTAIDNLPINGRRWSNFAVLTPGVVSDPTGFGQLSFRGMALTQNNNTIDGADNNQVFFAQERGGTRAGYSTSQAAIQEFQVNNSNYSSEYGRAAGGVVNTVTKSGSNNLHGELFFYDRDNDFGATNPYTLITTQNAAGTFVSAPQKIKDWRKQFGFGVGGPLLRNRLFWFYAFDDYKRNFPLVAQAGSPNTFFANADAALPAGKVCRGTGTAAPSTADAAACTLSTNLGVAYTNGASKYNAGLAGLLTEVGIVPRTGDQLVNFPKLDWVISQKHQLSVEYNRLRWNAPAGVATTSVATSQSMNNIGNDFVKLDWGIAKLQSIFTSNLANELRFQYGREIDYQSAQTPVPSFEQPFANNVFGLPPQVSIASSTGFALGTPSFLPRARYPDERKTQFADTMTWTRGRHTFKGGFDILRTDDQTNFERSAYGVYTYASTTTFLSDYYQPNSCAGLPCYASFVQAFGPLAFDFATNDLGFFVSDDWKVTPRLTLNLGVRYEYEKLPDPVASLNAGAAPGAGYMPSDKNNAGPRLGFAYDLFGTGKTSIRGGYGLLYGRILNATIYYARTNTGSPNGQTSYTFTAATAGAPTFPNVFSSTPSGTASKPNAFYFADHYQAPQIHQMDLTVEQDLGWNTSMSMSYLGSLGRQLPNFVDTNIDTTNTSSINYTISDATGQGPIQSSFGSTIYTRRLNNSYGSLTRVFSGVSSSYHALAVQFNHRMTHHVQLMSNYTWSHALDYGLNSSTSNDTNDLLVPTSLAPDYGNSNTNVPNRFVFAAVYETPWKLSGWEGYLVNGFKIAPVFQMQNGLPFSLTTSGTPTFFASSTATKATTGIGGSVNGSGNNQLRIPIIGRNTFRFPSDQVLDTRLSKTVTIAEKYDLELLAEAFNFLNHVNVTSVNTVGYTLTAGTAATPNTAGLTYNAAFGSTTAANNNNVYSPRQLQLSVRLHF from the coding sequence ATGCGCCGGCTTCGCTCAGCTTCACCCCTCTTCGCTCTGGCACTTGCTCTCGTCTTCGCCTCCAACCTCCAGGCTCAATCCGCCACCGAGGGCGCAATCTCCGGCACCGTGATGGATCCGCGCTCCGCTGCCATTCCTAAGGCTGTCGTCGTCGTCCACAATAACGGTACGGGTGCGGAACAGACCGTCGCGGCGGATGACCAAGGCTACTACCGTGTGGCTCAGTTGGTGCCCGGAGACTACGAGGTGGCCGTGCGGTCGAGCGGGTTCTCGGAGTACAGGGCTGGGCATGTGCTGGTGCAGGTTGGCCAGATCACCGAGCTGCGGCCGCTGCTTGGCGTGGAAGGTAGCTCGCAGGTCGTGAACGTAAGCAGCGCCGGCGGTCTGGTCAACACCGAGACATCTGACTTTACGGCAAATGTGAACCAGACGGCGATCGATAATCTGCCGATCAATGGGCGCCGATGGTCGAACTTTGCGGTGCTGACGCCGGGAGTTGTGAGCGACCCCACGGGCTTCGGACAGTTAAGCTTCCGCGGCATGGCGTTGACGCAGAATAACAACACAATCGACGGCGCGGACAACAATCAGGTGTTCTTTGCCCAGGAGCGCGGTGGAACCCGTGCAGGATATTCGACGTCGCAGGCTGCGATCCAGGAGTTCCAGGTGAACAACTCCAACTATTCCTCTGAATATGGCCGTGCTGCGGGTGGTGTAGTGAACACCGTGACGAAGAGCGGCTCGAACAATCTGCATGGGGAACTCTTCTTCTACGACCGAGACAACGACTTTGGCGCAACGAATCCTTACACGCTCATCACAACGCAGAATGCAGCAGGCACATTTGTGAGCGCGCCGCAGAAGATCAAAGACTGGCGCAAGCAGTTTGGCTTCGGTGTGGGCGGCCCGTTGCTGCGGAATCGGTTGTTCTGGTTCTATGCCTTCGATGACTACAAACGAAACTTTCCGCTGGTGGCGCAGGCGGGCAGTCCAAACACGTTCTTTGCAAACGCGGATGCAGCGCTCCCGGCAGGGAAAGTGTGCCGTGGTACGGGAACCGCGGCTCCTTCAACTGCGGATGCGGCGGCCTGCACTCTGTCGACGAACCTTGGTGTGGCATATACGAATGGCGCGTCGAAGTACAACGCGGGGCTTGCGGGGCTGCTGACAGAGGTTGGTATTGTCCCACGCACAGGCGATCAGTTGGTGAACTTCCCGAAGCTCGACTGGGTGATCTCGCAGAAGCACCAGTTGAGCGTGGAGTACAACCGTCTCCGTTGGAATGCTCCTGCGGGTGTAGCGACGACTTCGGTGGCAACGTCGCAGTCGATGAACAATATAGGCAACGACTTTGTGAAGCTGGACTGGGGCATTGCGAAGTTGCAGAGCATCTTCACCTCGAACCTTGCAAACGAGTTACGCTTTCAGTACGGCCGCGAAATAGACTACCAGTCTGCTCAGACGCCAGTGCCGTCATTTGAGCAGCCGTTCGCAAACAATGTGTTCGGGCTTCCGCCGCAGGTGAGCATCGCCAGCAGCACAGGATTTGCGCTCGGAACACCAAGCTTCCTGCCGCGCGCACGCTATCCCGACGAAAGAAAAACGCAGTTTGCGGACACAATGACGTGGACACGTGGGCGTCATACGTTCAAGGGTGGATTCGATATTCTCCGTACCGACGACCAGACAAACTTCGAGCGCTCCGCATATGGCGTCTACACATATGCCTCGACGACGACTTTTCTTTCGGACTACTATCAGCCAAACTCCTGTGCCGGACTTCCTTGTTATGCCAGCTTTGTGCAGGCGTTTGGGCCGCTTGCCTTCGATTTTGCCACAAACGACCTCGGCTTCTTTGTGAGCGACGACTGGAAGGTGACGCCGCGGCTCACATTGAATCTTGGTGTGCGGTATGAGTATGAGAAGTTGCCCGATCCGGTTGCGAGCTTGAACGCTGGAGCTGCTCCAGGGGCAGGATATATGCCGAGCGACAAGAACAACGCGGGCCCTCGCCTGGGGTTTGCGTATGACTTGTTCGGAACAGGGAAGACGTCGATCCGAGGTGGATATGGTTTACTCTACGGACGCATTCTGAACGCGACGATCTACTACGCGCGCACAAACACGGGATCACCAAACGGGCAGACAAGCTATACGTTCACGGCCGCGACGGCTGGGGCACCGACGTTCCCGAATGTCTTCAGCAGTACACCTTCAGGAACAGCGTCAAAGCCAAATGCGTTTTACTTCGCCGACCACTATCAGGCACCACAGATCCACCAGATGGATTTGACGGTGGAGCAGGATCTGGGCTGGAACACATCGATGTCGATGAGCTACCTCGGCAGCCTGGGACGGCAGTTGCCGAACTTTGTGGACACCAACATCGACACGACGAATACGTCGTCGATCAACTACACGATCAGCGACGCGACGGGGCAAGGGCCGATCCAATCGAGTTTTGGAAGCACGATCTACACCAGGCGTCTCAACAACAGTTACGGATCATTGACACGAGTCTTCAGCGGAGTGAGCTCCAGCTATCATGCGCTTGCGGTGCAGTTCAATCACCGGATGACGCATCACGTACAGCTCATGTCAAACTACACCTGGTCGCACGCTCTGGACTATGGATTGAACTCTTCGACCTCGAACGATACCAACGATCTGCTCGTACCCACTTCGTTAGCTCCAGACTATGGCAACTCCAATACGAATGTGCCCAACCGGTTCGTCTTCGCAGCTGTGTATGAGACGCCGTGGAAGCTCTCAGGATGGGAGGGCTATCTGGTAAATGGCTTCAAGATTGCGCCGGTGTTCCAGATGCAGAATGGCCTTCCGTTCTCTCTCACCACAAGCGGTACTCCGACATTCTTTGCGAGCAGCACGGCAACGAAGGCCACCACTGGTATTGGCGGCAGCGTGAACGGGTCAGGTAACAATCAGCTACGCATTCCGATCATCGGTCGTAACACGTTCCGGTTCCCATCGGATCAGGTACTGGATACAAGGCTTTCGAAGACAGTGACGATTGCTGAAAAATATGACCTCGAGCTGTTGGCGGAGGCGTTCAACTTCCTGAACCATGTCAACGTAACCAGCGTGAATACGGTTGGCTATACGCTGACGGCCGGAACAGCGGCGACGCCGAACACCGCCGGGCTGACCTATAACGCTGCTTTCGGATCTACGACTGCAGCGAACAACAACAATGTGTACTCCCCCAGGCAGCTTCAGCTTTCAGTCAGGCTGCACTTTTAG
- the rbsK gene encoding ribokinase, with the protein MLQGLKPLVVVGSINTDLVMTADRLPQRGETIPGTSFQTYQGGKGANQAVAAAMLGATVMMVGKVGSDAFGAESIRQLQSRGVDCTHVATEKGDSGLAVITVGAAGENTILVLPGANAAVSPEFVESKRAVIRSAGIVLAQLEIPVESVLRLGQVCAEEGVPLMLDPAPARELPQELFALCRWLTPNETEAMFYAGEMQSGSAEIAGALLKKGAQGVVLKLGEKGAAIYQADADVIAIDPMRVSAVDTTAAGDTFNGALAAALTAGNGLAASGRIASAAAALSVTRMGAQASMPGAAEVSRFLKERNV; encoded by the coding sequence ATGTTACAGGGTTTGAAACCGCTGGTTGTAGTGGGAAGCATCAACACGGACCTGGTAATGACGGCAGACCGTCTGCCGCAGCGCGGCGAGACCATTCCGGGAACGTCGTTTCAGACGTATCAGGGGGGCAAGGGTGCGAATCAGGCGGTAGCGGCCGCGATGCTCGGGGCAACGGTGATGATGGTGGGCAAGGTGGGATCGGACGCATTCGGTGCGGAGTCCATCCGGCAACTACAGAGCCGGGGCGTGGACTGCACGCATGTTGCGACGGAGAAGGGAGATTCTGGGCTTGCCGTAATCACGGTGGGAGCCGCGGGTGAGAACACGATCCTTGTTTTACCCGGAGCGAATGCTGCGGTGTCACCGGAGTTTGTCGAGAGTAAGCGCGCTGTGATTCGTAGTGCGGGAATAGTGCTGGCCCAGTTGGAGATCCCGGTCGAGTCCGTGTTGCGATTGGGACAGGTCTGCGCTGAGGAAGGCGTTCCGCTCATGCTGGATCCAGCGCCGGCCAGGGAGCTGCCACAGGAACTGTTCGCACTCTGCCGATGGCTGACGCCGAACGAGACAGAAGCGATGTTCTATGCCGGAGAGATGCAGAGCGGCTCAGCAGAGATCGCAGGGGCGCTTCTTAAGAAGGGGGCACAGGGCGTTGTATTGAAACTGGGTGAGAAGGGCGCGGCGATCTATCAGGCCGACGCCGATGTTATCGCGATCGATCCAATGCGCGTGAGCGCGGTCGACACGACGGCGGCGGGCGATACCTTCAACGGTGCTCTGGCTGCGGCACTTACGGCAGGAAACGGTCTTGCTGCGAGTGGGCGGATTGCGTCAGCTGCGGCAGCGCTGTCTGTGACGCGGATGGGGGCGCAGGCGTCGATGCCGGGAGCCGCAGAGGTGTCACGGTTTCTTAAAGAAAGAAATGTTTGA